A single region of the Streptomyces caelestis genome encodes:
- a CDS encoding metallophosphoesterase family protein, with protein sequence MRLLLMSDTHLPKRAKVLPAPLLAELPQADVVFHAGDWVDTATLDLLEDRCRRLVAVYGNNDGPDLRARLPEVAYVDLGGLRFGVIHETGPAQGREKRCAARFPDLDVLVFGHSHIPWDTTAPTGLRLLNPGSPTDRRRQPHCTYLTATVTDGRLTDVELHRLPPRTPG encoded by the coding sequence GTGCGCCTGCTTCTCATGTCCGATACTCACCTGCCCAAGCGGGCCAAGGTCCTGCCCGCCCCCCTGCTGGCCGAACTCCCGCAGGCCGACGTCGTGTTCCACGCCGGCGACTGGGTCGACACGGCCACCCTGGACCTGCTGGAGGACCGCTGCCGCAGGCTCGTCGCCGTGTACGGCAACAACGACGGACCGGACCTGCGCGCCCGGCTGCCCGAGGTGGCGTACGTGGACCTGGGCGGGCTGCGCTTCGGCGTGATCCACGAGACGGGCCCCGCCCAGGGCCGGGAGAAGCGCTGCGCCGCCCGCTTCCCCGACCTCGACGTGCTGGTCTTCGGCCACAGCCACATCCCCTGGGACACCACGGCCCCCACCGGGCTGCGCCTGCTCAACCCGGGCTCCCCGACGGACCGCCGCCGCCAGCCCCACTGCACGTACCTGACCGCCACCGTCACCGACGGCCGTCTCACCGACGTGGAACTGCACCGGCTGCCGCCCCGCACCCCCGGCTAG